The sequence below is a genomic window from Chryseobacterium foetidum.
AAGCCTGCCAGTAATCCTGCTTGATAAAAGAGTATCGGGCAGAAAGAAAGTATTTTTTCAGAAATCCAAACTTCATATAAAGTCTGTCGCTCGGGTTCGGCAGGAGATTGATGTTTCCTCTTGTGAAAAAACCGTCGGTTGCAGGCTGCAGAAAAGGGTTGAATTCCGCATACCAGGGTCTCCACAGATTTCTGTTGTAGGTTAAGCTTATGTCGTATTTGTCTGAAAATGAGTATTTAACCAAAAAATTCGGCAGAAAAGTTCCGTAAGAATCTCTTCTCGAAGTTCCCGCAACATCCTGACGGAGCTTAAAATCGATGTATTCATATCTCACACCAATTCTCGTCTCCAGTTTCTTAAAAAATGTTTTAGAATAATTCGCGTACAGAGAGTTGATATTGTCTTCATAATGAAATACATCCCTTGTGCTTAAACCGTCGGGCAGACTTCCGTAAAGTGTGTTGGGAATTACGTTGTTGTTAAAATCCATCTTACCTCCGATTTCAAAATTCCCGCCTTCCTTTCCGAGGGGTTGCGTGTAATCTATTTTAAGGTAATAATTTCGGTTTTCAATATCAGAAATTCCGCCGATTTCATCAATTACAGTATTGTTTGTAAACGCTGTATTTCTCAGAAAATAACTTTCTTCAGATTGCCCGTTGTAGTTGCTTCCGAGATTGATGTCGAGAATTCTGTTTTTCTCTTTATCATAATATTTGTAGAATACGTTGCTCCCCAAAGTCCGATTCATGCTGTTAGAACTCTGGCTCTGATTTCTCAGAAAATTAAAATTCCCGTTTACAGACTGCGTAGATTCAAGCTCTGAAGTATTGTCGCCTTTGCCCTGATAATATTCCAGAATGACACCTACAGTATTTTTATCGTTGATTTCATATTCTGAAGTCGAAGATAAAGAAGGATTTTTTCCGCGGTAGATATTTTGAGTAGTCCCTTGGGTTACATTGTTGTTTTCATAGATTGTATTCACAAAAGAGCTTCCCTGCACCCAAGTATTGTCGCTGTAGCTTCCCACCAACGTCTGCGTGAAACTTTTTCTGTGATAATTCAGATTGAAATTGGTGTACTGTGAGTTTTGCGTATTCTGTCTGTTATTCAGGGTTACGCTTCCTTTCAGCCCTTCATCGTCCCGCTTTTTCAGAACGATGTTGATTACAGAACCGGTCGCATCATACCTTGCAGAAGGGCTCGTTATCACTTCAATTTTCATCAGATTGTCTGCGGGAATGGTCTTCAGATATTCTTTAAGCTCCTTTCCGGTAAAAACAGATTTTCTGTCGTTGATGTAAACGGTTACAGATTCACCTTCGGCTTTCAGTGCGTCGTTGTTGTCAATACTCACCAGCGGGGTCATTCTCAGAACATCCCACGTCGTATTTCCGGCGAGAATTGAGCTGTTGGCAACATTAAAAACCGTACGGTCCACTTTAGATTCCACAGTCGGTTTTTTAGCGACAAAAGTAACTTCTTTTATTTCACTTACTTTGGCATCTGCACTGTCTATTTGTTCCTGAGAAAATGCAAGAGTTCCTATCAATAAAGCAATCGGTGCTAATATTTTTTTCATTAGTAGTTTATAGTCTTGACCATAAGACACCGAAAAGGGAATATTTGTTACATCGCATGAATGTTAAATAGTGTTAATTAATTTCCGGAATTAATCACGGTGAATAGAATACAAACTTTATTCAATAACAGAATAATTTTGGCGTATCCCTTTGCATTCCCAGCCCACAACGCTGGCAGGGTCTGAAACCCTGCCAGCGTTCCCCTCACCAATGCAAGCGGGTCGGGCTATCCGCTGTATCTTTTTTGTCATTGCGAACAACGTAATTTTATCGATTGAACTTTTTTCGCAATCGCAATCACAAAAAAGGATGCCGCTTCTATCCCTTACGCAATAGCAGAAAATCAAAATATAGAATGATTAAAACTGGTTTATTTCAAAATTTCTTCGGTACTTCCTCAATATGAATTGAAAAAATACATTGTTTTTTCGTTCATTATTTTCAATTCAAAATCATCAATGAAAATCTTTCTTTTTGTAAATTTGATTTCCATTAAAAGAAAAAATGTCAGAAAGCAATATTATCATATACCAAACAGAAGACGGCAAAACCAAAATCGAAACAAGATTAGAGGGCGAAACGGTTTGGTTAACGATTGAGCAGATGGCAGAATTATTTCAAAAATCTCGTTCTACAATTAATGAACATATTATTAATATTTACAAGGAAGAGGAACTGGATGAAAAACATTCAAAGAGGAAAATCGGAATTTCCGATTTATCTACCAAGCCAACTAATTTTTACAATTTAGACGTCATTATATCAGTTGGTTACCGAGTAAAAAGTCATCAGGGAACAAAATTCAGACAATGGGCTACAGCTCGGCTCAAAGAATACATCATCAAAGGTTTTACAATGAATGACGATCTGTTGAAACAGGCAGGCGGTGGGAATTATTTCGATGAACTTTTAGCTAGAATTCGGGACATTCGTTCGTCGGAAAAGGTTTTTTGGAGAAAAGTTTTGGATATTTATTCAACCAGTATCGATTATGACCCTAAGCTTGAAATTTCCGTGCAGTTTTTTCAAACCGTGCAGAATAAAATGCATTGGGCCGCACATGGGCACACAGCTGCTGAGATTATTTTCAACAGGATTGATGCCAGTAAACCTAATTTGGGATTAACCATTTTTAAAGGTGTAAAACCTACAAAACAGGAGACTGAAATAGCTAAAAATTACTTAACAGAAAACGAAATCAATATTCTCAACAGAACGGTAACAGCTTATCTCGAACTTGCGGAACTTCAGGCATTAAATCAAAGACCGATGTATATGAAAGATTGGGTTTCCCGTCTTGATGATTTTTTGAAAATGACAGGTAACGAAATTCTGCAAAATTCAGGAAGCGTAAGTCATGAGCAGGCTCTGAAGAAAGCAAAAGATGAATATGAAAAGTATAAACAACAGACAAAAAATTTAATTACCAAAGCAGAAGAAGATTTTCTTAACCAAATTGAGAATACAAGTAAAAAGTTAGGCAATAAAAACATCAGGAAGTAGTATTTTTCTTTTTAAACATCTCAATTAATTACCAAATAGTCATTCAGTACAATTTCAAATTTCGCAAATACATTTGTTCCTAATTTAATGCAGCATCTCAAAAATCAATACATTTTCGAAAACATCAGCCTCTCAGATTTTTCGGTTTTTGATCTGCAGAAATATTGTGCGGAAAAAATTGATATTGAGAAAGAAAATTTAAAATATATTCAGCCTTATTTTATTGAAATCAACTCCGCAGTA
It includes:
- a CDS encoding outer membrane beta-barrel protein, with the protein product MKKILAPIALLIGTLAFSQEQIDSADAKVSEIKEVTFVAKKPTVESKVDRTVFNVANSSILAGNTTWDVLRMTPLVSIDNNDALKAEGESVTVYINDRKSVFTGKELKEYLKTIPADNLMKIEVITSPSARYDATGSVINIVLKKRDDEGLKGSVTLNNRQNTQNSQYTNFNLNYHRKSFTQTLVGSYSDNTWVQGSSFVNTIYENNNVTQGTTQNIYRGKNPSLSSTSEYEINDKNTVGVILEYYQGKGDNTSELESTQSVNGNFNFLRNQSQSSNSMNRTLGSNVFYKYYDKEKNRILDINLGSNYNGQSEESYFLRNTAFTNNTVIDEIGGISDIENRNYYLKIDYTQPLGKEGGNFEIGGKMDFNNNVIPNTLYGSLPDGLSTRDVFHYEDNINSLYANYSKTFFKKLETRIGVRYEYIDFKLRQDVAGTSRRDSYGTFLPNFLVKYSFSDKYDISLTYNRNLWRPWYAEFNPFLQPATDGFFTRGNINLLPNPSDRLYMKFGFLKKYFLSARYSFIKQDYWQAYVTEGDRIISEPTNFLGKVHKYNLYANTNQTFLKNKLTVNLGFGWNYVDNSDFNARNDLKAANYLSFWSGSTNLTYTNLWNKNINLSAWVEVSNQNSGNSVANVTNVFHNISATKIFPKTQMEVSLQLMNIFARPNFDSTTFSQIGSNRNTTKSDWHGVSLTFVKRFGNQKVKENTKTDVEKNSGGGK
- the rhuM gene encoding virulence RhuM family protein, whose protein sequence is MSESNIIIYQTEDGKTKIETRLEGETVWLTIEQMAELFQKSRSTINEHIINIYKEEELDEKHSKRKIGISDLSTKPTNFYNLDVIISVGYRVKSHQGTKFRQWATARLKEYIIKGFTMNDDLLKQAGGGNYFDELLARIRDIRSSEKVFWRKVLDIYSTSIDYDPKLEISVQFFQTVQNKMHWAAHGHTAAEIIFNRIDASKPNLGLTIFKGVKPTKQETEIAKNYLTENEINILNRTVTAYLELAELQALNQRPMYMKDWVSRLDDFLKMTGNEILQNSGSVSHEQALKKAKDEYEKYKQQTKNLITKAEEDFLNQIENTSKKLGNKNIRK